In Drosophila teissieri strain GT53w chromosome 2R, Prin_Dtei_1.1, whole genome shotgun sequence, the following proteins share a genomic window:
- the LOC122612250 gene encoding uncharacterized protein LOC122612250 isoform X4 — protein sequence MNNFTTTTAAAPPKEALPRSGHVNEVCKEWLVREDGALAYKLQSQEINDFYKGNRYRNAVVREDFPTALHEQIKEKEQAQRRVDAYRRRLTEQEEHDQRVAKEIADKLERDLQEQQQKELLQSEIIAKQMQEIYVNLPPVPPPATRDKSRPPPRPAKASIHLQQQQHQHQTQSTQQQHQPEPSTSQQARYHSQQQQQQQPLQLQQQHFSQTDNYVGLSLIPNIVELPGAAAACTTPSRNAQAHNQLLVSDVLSSPQQQQQHHSRFHHAQQQQLQQQQQPPQQQQHQSSSPARRAPTNATTSAIPNMPSTSSITQHPPTHTTHSADIDELVDYADVADSIRDYTIAATSTTATSASVVDAAAASLQKQRSPSHENLLRTEPKFQKLSPEKYDQLVGNFGLGSGSGTVLGSGLGLGSGSGSGSGSAKAAERHMQQHADDIELYVDPCDYASLREIGLPLEEIQEMSKKLKQEQKDELLARRLQAIESKDCVRQEHRDRLLAIEAQDKELAKMLQDREKAKAKRAKEKARLRKTQQKEAAEAANGNGSLLCGTNSHCGPLLPLPPDCLSSNANQSQADIDVEAYSNPIDVLNSSREQRPHTGPLTNGSLTRDGGSGSNHSSMQRQQRNMVPIRGEDDIYTLPVDSCRPGPRPLSLHVTEAMQPVHNHNSMTRSEHYGSEAGSHDSSHQSGQDVSPHMKYSKSGNFDQSASPTPPYMPIQGTRRSNSSEDRKKKSKDKCTHQ from the exons ATGAATAATTTCacaaccacaacagcagccgcaCCACCAAAGGAAGCGCTGCCCCGATCAGGACATGTTAATGAGG TGTGCAAGGAGTGGCTCGTGCGAGAGGATGGCGCTTTGGCCTATAAACTGCAGTCCCAAGAGA TTAATGACTTCTACAAGGGAAACCGGTACAGAAACGCAGTGGTTCGTGAGGACTTCCCAACTGCCCTGCACGAACAAATCAAGGAAAAGGAACAGGCACAGCGCAGAGTCGATGCCTACAGAAGGCGTCTGACAGAACA GGAGGAGCATGACCAGCGAGTGGCCAAAGAAATAGCTGACAAACTGGAGCGTGatctgcaggagcagcagcaaaaggagCTGTTGCAGAGCGAGATAATAGCCAAGCAAATGCAG GAAATCTATGTTAATTTGCCGCCCGTACCGCCGCCTGCCACTCGGGACAAGAGTCGTCCGCCGCCCCGTCCCGCCAAAGCAAGTATACacctgcaacagcagcagcaccaacatcAGACACAGTcgacacagcagcaacatcagccaGAGCCGAGCACCTCACAGCAGGCTAGATATCacagtcagcagcagcagcagcaacaaccattgcagctgcagcagcaacacttcTCACAAACAGACAACTATGTAGGACTATCGCTAATACCAAATATTGTTGAGTTGCCAGGGGCGGCAGCAGCATGCACCACTCCCAGTAGAAATGCACAGGCACACAATCAGCTGCTGGTGAGTGATGTGTTATCAtcgccacagcagcagcagcaacatcattcACGTTTTCACcatgcacagcagcagcaactgcagcagcaacagcagccgccgcagcagcagcaacatcaatcATCATCGCCAGCACGTCGGGCACCAACAAATGCCACCACATCTGCAATACCTAACATGCCCAGCACTTCATCCATAACTCAGCACcctcccacacacaccacccactcggcTGACATCGATGAGCTGGTGGACTACGCCGATGTTGCTGACAGCATTCGCGACTACACCATCGCTGCCACGAGCACGACAGCAACATCGGCCAGCGTTGTcgatgcagctgcagcatcacTTCAGAAACAACGCTCTCCCTCACACGAAAATCTCCTAAGAACCGAACCCAAATTTCAGAAACTGTCACCCGAGAAGTACGATCAACTTGTGGGCAATTTCGGTCtgggatctggatctggaacTGTATTGGGATCGGGATTAggattgggatcgggatcgggatccggatccggatcgGCCAAGGCAGCTGAGAGACACATGCAGCAACACGCCGATGACATTGAGCTCTACGTTGATCCGTGCGACTATGCGAGTCTGCGGGAGATTGGACTGCCGCTGGAGGAAATTCAGGAGATGagcaagaagctgaagcaggAACAGAAGGATGAG TTGCTGGCTCGCCGTCTGCAGGCCATTGAGTCGAAGGACTGTGTGCGCCAGGAGCACAGGGATCGCCTGCTGGCCATTGAGGCACAGGACAAGGAACTGGCCAAAATGCTGCAGGATAGG GAAAAGGCCAAAGCCAAGAGGGCCAAGGAGAAGGCTCGCCTGCGAAAAACGCAGCAGAAGGAAGCCGCAGAGGCTGCGAATGGAAACGGTAGTCTGCTTTGTGGCACCAATTCCCACTGCGGTCCActgctgcccctgcccccGGATTGCCTTTCCAGCAATGCCAATCAGTCACAGGCCGACATCGATGTGGAGGCCTACTCGAATCCCATAGACGTGCTAAACAGTAGTCGTGAACAGCGGCCCCACACCGGACCTTTGACCAATGGCAGCCTGACCAGAGATGGGGGCTCGGGCTCCAATCACAGTTCCATGCAGAGACAACAAAGGAACATGGTGCCCATTAGAGGAGAAGATGATATCTACACGCTGCCCGTCGACAGTTGTAGGCCAGGTCCAAGGCCCCTTTCATTGCACGTGACGGAGGCAATGCAACCAGTTCATAACCACAACTCCATGACCAG ATCCGAGCATTATGGATCAGAAGCCGGATCCCACGACAGCTCGCATCAGAGTGGCCAAGACGTATCGCCGCACATGAAGTACTCCAAGTCCGGCAATTtcg atCAAAGTGCCAGCCCCACTCCGCCTTACATGCCAATTCAGGGTACTCGAAGATCAAATTCAAGTGAAGATCGTAAAAAGAAGTCCAAGGACAAGTGCACGCATCAGTGA
- the LOC122612250 gene encoding basic-leucine zipper transcription factor A isoform X7 — protein sequence MNNFTTTTAAAPPKEALPRSGHVNEVCKEWLVREDGALAYKLQSQEINDFYKGNRYRNAVVREDFPTALHEQIKEKEQAQRRVDAYRRRLTEQEEHDQRVAKEIADKLERDLQEQQQKELLQSEIIAKQMQEIYVNLPPVPPPATRDKSRPPPRPAKASIHLQQQQHQHQTQSTQQQHQPEPSTSQQARYHSQQQQQQQPLQLQQQHFSQTDNYKLSPEKYDQLVGNFGLGSGSGTVLGSGLGLGSGSGSGSGSAKAAERHMQQHADDIELYVDPCDYASLREIGLPLEEIQEMSKKLKQEQKDELLARRLQAIESKDCVRQEHRDRLLAIEAQDKELAKMLQDRMNSKKLFSCRYNYLGIRKEKAKAKRAKEKARLRKTQQKEAAEAANGNGSLLCGTNSHCGPLLPLPPDCLSSNANQSQADIDVEAYSNPIDVLNSSREQRPHTGPLTNGSLTRDGGSGSNHSSMQRQQRNMVPIRGEDDIYTLPVDSCRPGPRPLSLHVTEAMQPVHNHNSMTRSEHYGSEAGSHDSSHQSGQDVSPHMKYSKSGNFGIYIKVPAPLRLTCQFRVLEDQIQVKIVKRSPRTSARISEP from the exons ATGAATAATTTCacaaccacaacagcagccgcaCCACCAAAGGAAGCGCTGCCCCGATCAGGACATGTTAATGAGG TGTGCAAGGAGTGGCTCGTGCGAGAGGATGGCGCTTTGGCCTATAAACTGCAGTCCCAAGAGA TTAATGACTTCTACAAGGGAAACCGGTACAGAAACGCAGTGGTTCGTGAGGACTTCCCAACTGCCCTGCACGAACAAATCAAGGAAAAGGAACAGGCACAGCGCAGAGTCGATGCCTACAGAAGGCGTCTGACAGAACA GGAGGAGCATGACCAGCGAGTGGCCAAAGAAATAGCTGACAAACTGGAGCGTGatctgcaggagcagcagcaaaaggagCTGTTGCAGAGCGAGATAATAGCCAAGCAAATGCAG GAAATCTATGTTAATTTGCCGCCCGTACCGCCGCCTGCCACTCGGGACAAGAGTCGTCCGCCGCCCCGTCCCGCCAAAGCAAGTATACacctgcaacagcagcagcaccaacatcAGACACAGTcgacacagcagcaacatcagccaGAGCCGAGCACCTCACAGCAGGCTAGATATCacagtcagcagcagcagcagcaacaaccattgcagctgcagcagcaacacttcTCACAAACAGACAACTAT AAACTGTCACCCGAGAAGTACGATCAACTTGTGGGCAATTTCGGTCtgggatctggatctggaacTGTATTGGGATCGGGATTAggattgggatcgggatcgggatccggatccggatcgGCCAAGGCAGCTGAGAGACACATGCAGCAACACGCCGATGACATTGAGCTCTACGTTGATCCGTGCGACTATGCGAGTCTGCGGGAGATTGGACTGCCGCTGGAGGAAATTCAGGAGATGagcaagaagctgaagcaggAACAGAAGGATGAG TTGCTGGCTCGCCGTCTGCAGGCCATTGAGTCGAAGGACTGTGTGCGCCAGGAGCACAGGGATCGCCTGCTGGCCATTGAGGCACAGGACAAGGAACTGGCCAAAATGCTGCAGGATAGG ATGAATtccaaaaaactgttttcctGTAGGTACAACTACTTAGGAATCAGAAAG GAAAAGGCCAAAGCCAAGAGGGCCAAGGAGAAGGCTCGCCTGCGAAAAACGCAGCAGAAGGAAGCCGCAGAGGCTGCGAATGGAAACGGTAGTCTGCTTTGTGGCACCAATTCCCACTGCGGTCCActgctgcccctgcccccGGATTGCCTTTCCAGCAATGCCAATCAGTCACAGGCCGACATCGATGTGGAGGCCTACTCGAATCCCATAGACGTGCTAAACAGTAGTCGTGAACAGCGGCCCCACACCGGACCTTTGACCAATGGCAGCCTGACCAGAGATGGGGGCTCGGGCTCCAATCACAGTTCCATGCAGAGACAACAAAGGAACATGGTGCCCATTAGAGGAGAAGATGATATCTACACGCTGCCCGTCGACAGTTGTAGGCCAGGTCCAAGGCCCCTTTCATTGCACGTGACGGAGGCAATGCAACCAGTTCATAACCACAACTCCATGACCAG ATCCGAGCATTATGGATCAGAAGCCGGATCCCACGACAGCTCGCATCAGAGTGGCCAAGACGTATCGCCGCACATGAAGTACTCCAAGTCCGGCAATTtcggtatatat atCAAAGTGCCAGCCCCACTCCGCCTTACATGCCAATTCAGGGTACTCGAAGATCAAATTCAAGTGAAGATCGTAAAAAGAAGTCCAAGGACAAGTGCACGCATCAGTGAACCATAA
- the LOC122612250 gene encoding uncharacterized protein LOC122612250 isoform X8: MNNFTTTTAAAPPKEALPRSGHVNEVCKEWLVREDGALAYKLQSQEINDFYKGNRYRNAVVREDFPTALHEQIKEKEQAQRRVDAYRRRLTEQEEHDQRVAKEIADKLERDLQEQQQKELLQSEIIAKQMQEIYVNLPPVPPPATRDKSRPPPRPAKKLSPEKYDQLVGNFGLGSGSGTVLGSGLGLGSGSGSGSGSAKAAERHMQQHADDIELYVDPCDYASLREIGLPLEEIQEMSKKLKQEQKDELLARRLQAIESKDCVRQEHRDRLLAIEAQDKELAKMLQDRMNSKKLFSCRYNYLGIRKEKAKAKRAKEKARLRKTQQKEAAEAANGNGSLLCGTNSHCGPLLPLPPDCLSSNANQSQADIDVEAYSNPIDVLNSSREQRPHTGPLTNGSLTRDGGSGSNHSSMQRQQRNMVPIRGEDDIYTLPVDSCRPGPRPLSLHVTEAMQPVHNHNSMTRSEHYGSEAGSHDSSHQSGQDVSPHMKYSKSGNFGIYIKVPAPLRLTCQFRVLEDQIQVKIVKRSPRTSARISEP, translated from the exons ATGAATAATTTCacaaccacaacagcagccgcaCCACCAAAGGAAGCGCTGCCCCGATCAGGACATGTTAATGAGG TGTGCAAGGAGTGGCTCGTGCGAGAGGATGGCGCTTTGGCCTATAAACTGCAGTCCCAAGAGA TTAATGACTTCTACAAGGGAAACCGGTACAGAAACGCAGTGGTTCGTGAGGACTTCCCAACTGCCCTGCACGAACAAATCAAGGAAAAGGAACAGGCACAGCGCAGAGTCGATGCCTACAGAAGGCGTCTGACAGAACA GGAGGAGCATGACCAGCGAGTGGCCAAAGAAATAGCTGACAAACTGGAGCGTGatctgcaggagcagcagcaaaaggagCTGTTGCAGAGCGAGATAATAGCCAAGCAAATGCAG GAAATCTATGTTAATTTGCCGCCCGTACCGCCGCCTGCCACTCGGGACAAGAGTCGTCCGCCGCCCCGTCCCGCCAAA AAACTGTCACCCGAGAAGTACGATCAACTTGTGGGCAATTTCGGTCtgggatctggatctggaacTGTATTGGGATCGGGATTAggattgggatcgggatcgggatccggatccggatcgGCCAAGGCAGCTGAGAGACACATGCAGCAACACGCCGATGACATTGAGCTCTACGTTGATCCGTGCGACTATGCGAGTCTGCGGGAGATTGGACTGCCGCTGGAGGAAATTCAGGAGATGagcaagaagctgaagcaggAACAGAAGGATGAG TTGCTGGCTCGCCGTCTGCAGGCCATTGAGTCGAAGGACTGTGTGCGCCAGGAGCACAGGGATCGCCTGCTGGCCATTGAGGCACAGGACAAGGAACTGGCCAAAATGCTGCAGGATAGG ATGAATtccaaaaaactgttttcctGTAGGTACAACTACTTAGGAATCAGAAAG GAAAAGGCCAAAGCCAAGAGGGCCAAGGAGAAGGCTCGCCTGCGAAAAACGCAGCAGAAGGAAGCCGCAGAGGCTGCGAATGGAAACGGTAGTCTGCTTTGTGGCACCAATTCCCACTGCGGTCCActgctgcccctgcccccGGATTGCCTTTCCAGCAATGCCAATCAGTCACAGGCCGACATCGATGTGGAGGCCTACTCGAATCCCATAGACGTGCTAAACAGTAGTCGTGAACAGCGGCCCCACACCGGACCTTTGACCAATGGCAGCCTGACCAGAGATGGGGGCTCGGGCTCCAATCACAGTTCCATGCAGAGACAACAAAGGAACATGGTGCCCATTAGAGGAGAAGATGATATCTACACGCTGCCCGTCGACAGTTGTAGGCCAGGTCCAAGGCCCCTTTCATTGCACGTGACGGAGGCAATGCAACCAGTTCATAACCACAACTCCATGACCAG ATCCGAGCATTATGGATCAGAAGCCGGATCCCACGACAGCTCGCATCAGAGTGGCCAAGACGTATCGCCGCACATGAAGTACTCCAAGTCCGGCAATTtcggtatatat atCAAAGTGCCAGCCCCACTCCGCCTTACATGCCAATTCAGGGTACTCGAAGATCAAATTCAAGTGAAGATCGTAAAAAGAAGTCCAAGGACAAGTGCACGCATCAGTGAACCATAA
- the LOC122612250 gene encoding uncharacterized protein LOC122612250 isoform X5 has product MCKEWLVREDGALAYKLQSQEINDFYKGNRYRNAVVREDFPTALHEQIKEKEQAQRRVDAYRRRLTEQEEHDQRVAKEIADKLERDLQEQQQKELLQSEIIAKQMQEIYVNLPPVPPPATRDKSRPPPRPAKASIHLQQQQHQHQTQSTQQQHQPEPSTSQQARYHSQQQQQQQPLQLQQQHFSQTDNYVGLSLIPNIVELPGAAAACTTPSRNAQAHNQLLVSDVLSSPQQQQQHHSRFHHAQQQQLQQQQQPPQQQQHQSSSPARRAPTNATTSAIPNMPSTSSITQHPPTHTTHSADIDELVDYADVADSIRDYTIAATSTTATSASVVDAAAASLQKQRSPSHENLLRTEPKFQKLSPEKYDQLVGNFGLGSGSGTVLGSGLGLGSGSGSGSGSAKAAERHMQQHADDIELYVDPCDYASLREIGLPLEEIQEMSKKLKQEQKDELLARRLQAIESKDCVRQEHRDRLLAIEAQDKELAKMLQDRMNSKKLFSCRYNYLGIRKEKAKAKRAKEKARLRKTQQKEAAEAANGNGSLLCGTNSHCGPLLPLPPDCLSSNANQSQADIDVEAYSNPIDVLNSSREQRPHTGPLTNGSLTRDGGSGSNHSSMQRQQRNMVPIRGEDDIYTLPVDSCRPGPRPLSLHVTEAMQPVHNHNSMTRSEHYGSEAGSHDSSHQSGQDVSPHMKYSKSGNFGIYIKVPAPLRLTCQFRVLEDQIQVKIVKRSPRTSARISEP; this is encoded by the exons A TGTGCAAGGAGTGGCTCGTGCGAGAGGATGGCGCTTTGGCCTATAAACTGCAGTCCCAAGAGA TTAATGACTTCTACAAGGGAAACCGGTACAGAAACGCAGTGGTTCGTGAGGACTTCCCAACTGCCCTGCACGAACAAATCAAGGAAAAGGAACAGGCACAGCGCAGAGTCGATGCCTACAGAAGGCGTCTGACAGAACA GGAGGAGCATGACCAGCGAGTGGCCAAAGAAATAGCTGACAAACTGGAGCGTGatctgcaggagcagcagcaaaaggagCTGTTGCAGAGCGAGATAATAGCCAAGCAAATGCAG GAAATCTATGTTAATTTGCCGCCCGTACCGCCGCCTGCCACTCGGGACAAGAGTCGTCCGCCGCCCCGTCCCGCCAAAGCAAGTATACacctgcaacagcagcagcaccaacatcAGACACAGTcgacacagcagcaacatcagccaGAGCCGAGCACCTCACAGCAGGCTAGATATCacagtcagcagcagcagcagcaacaaccattgcagctgcagcagcaacacttcTCACAAACAGACAACTATGTAGGACTATCGCTAATACCAAATATTGTTGAGTTGCCAGGGGCGGCAGCAGCATGCACCACTCCCAGTAGAAATGCACAGGCACACAATCAGCTGCTGGTGAGTGATGTGTTATCAtcgccacagcagcagcagcaacatcattcACGTTTTCACcatgcacagcagcagcaactgcagcagcaacagcagccgccgcagcagcagcaacatcaatcATCATCGCCAGCACGTCGGGCACCAACAAATGCCACCACATCTGCAATACCTAACATGCCCAGCACTTCATCCATAACTCAGCACcctcccacacacaccacccactcggcTGACATCGATGAGCTGGTGGACTACGCCGATGTTGCTGACAGCATTCGCGACTACACCATCGCTGCCACGAGCACGACAGCAACATCGGCCAGCGTTGTcgatgcagctgcagcatcacTTCAGAAACAACGCTCTCCCTCACACGAAAATCTCCTAAGAACCGAACCCAAATTTCAGAAACTGTCACCCGAGAAGTACGATCAACTTGTGGGCAATTTCGGTCtgggatctggatctggaacTGTATTGGGATCGGGATTAggattgggatcgggatcgggatccggatccggatcgGCCAAGGCAGCTGAGAGACACATGCAGCAACACGCCGATGACATTGAGCTCTACGTTGATCCGTGCGACTATGCGAGTCTGCGGGAGATTGGACTGCCGCTGGAGGAAATTCAGGAGATGagcaagaagctgaagcaggAACAGAAGGATGAG TTGCTGGCTCGCCGTCTGCAGGCCATTGAGTCGAAGGACTGTGTGCGCCAGGAGCACAGGGATCGCCTGCTGGCCATTGAGGCACAGGACAAGGAACTGGCCAAAATGCTGCAGGATAGG ATGAATtccaaaaaactgttttcctGTAGGTACAACTACTTAGGAATCAGAAAG GAAAAGGCCAAAGCCAAGAGGGCCAAGGAGAAGGCTCGCCTGCGAAAAACGCAGCAGAAGGAAGCCGCAGAGGCTGCGAATGGAAACGGTAGTCTGCTTTGTGGCACCAATTCCCACTGCGGTCCActgctgcccctgcccccGGATTGCCTTTCCAGCAATGCCAATCAGTCACAGGCCGACATCGATGTGGAGGCCTACTCGAATCCCATAGACGTGCTAAACAGTAGTCGTGAACAGCGGCCCCACACCGGACCTTTGACCAATGGCAGCCTGACCAGAGATGGGGGCTCGGGCTCCAATCACAGTTCCATGCAGAGACAACAAAGGAACATGGTGCCCATTAGAGGAGAAGATGATATCTACACGCTGCCCGTCGACAGTTGTAGGCCAGGTCCAAGGCCCCTTTCATTGCACGTGACGGAGGCAATGCAACCAGTTCATAACCACAACTCCATGACCAG ATCCGAGCATTATGGATCAGAAGCCGGATCCCACGACAGCTCGCATCAGAGTGGCCAAGACGTATCGCCGCACATGAAGTACTCCAAGTCCGGCAATTtcggtatatat atCAAAGTGCCAGCCCCACTCCGCCTTACATGCCAATTCAGGGTACTCGAAGATCAAATTCAAGTGAAGATCGTAAAAAGAAGTCCAAGGACAAGTGCACGCATCAGTGAACCATAA